Proteins co-encoded in one Pararge aegeria chromosome 19, ilParAegt1.1, whole genome shotgun sequence genomic window:
- the LOC120632181 gene encoding SAGA-associated factor 11 homolog translates to MNTIVSELSMNDLNSKFFDIIQNENNAEDAANFIFDSVCEDVTLGVLFEVHHGIKTGLTELLEGEKEDEEQFKIVNSPECDVFGFSILKKTPDANCSCPNCERPVSATRFAPHLEKCMGMGRNSSRIASRRIASNSREPTSYAGLPSDDEDDADWSGTLHSERRKRRMKSSNKRNSKIHKSNNGNHNSENNDGATYETMSANEKKNLLLQICGVVSEHTKKLCTRSTRCPQHSEEQRRALRNNVLEPSTPESQSMGLTADDAGSPPDSSPSSSCSSSSRKRDRHRAVPRTKNKREKLSPLNGRD, encoded by the exons ATGAATACAATAGTCAGTGAATTGAGTATGAACGatttaaatagtaaatttttCGACATAATACAAAACGAAAACAACGCCGAGGACGCAGCCAACTTTATATTCGATAGTGTTTGTGAGGATGTTACTTTGGGAGTACTTTTTGAGGTCCATCATGGGATAAAAACTGGTCTCACGGAGCTTTTAGAAGGGGAAAAGGAAGATGAAGAGCAATTCAAGATCGTGAACTCCCCGGAATGCGATGTTTTTGGGTTTTCAATACTGAAAAAAACCCCAGACGCCAACTGTTCCTGTCCGAATTGCGAGAGGCCTGTATCAGCGACACGGTTTGCGCCGCATCTTGAAAAATGCATGG GTATGGGCCGCAACAGCTCACGCATAGCGTCCCGTCGGATCGCGTCCAACAGCCGAGAGCCTACATCCTACGCTGGGCTACCGAGTGACGACGAAGATGACGCCGACTGGTCCGGGACACTGCACAGCGAGCGACGCAAACGTAGAATGAAGAGCAGCAACAAGCGGAACAGCAAAATCCACAA GAGTAACAACGGGAACCATAATTCGGAGAACAACGACGGCGCCACTTACGAGACCATGTCTGCCAACGAGAAGAAGAACCTGCTGCTACAGATATGTGGGGTTGTTTCAGAGCATACCAAGAAATTGTGTACACG ATCAACCCGTTGTCCCCAACATTCCGAAGAGCAGCGACGCGCGTTGCGGAATAACGTTCTAGAACCTTCTACGCCGGAATCCCAATCCATGGGTCTCACAGCAGACGACGCTGGCTCTCCACCAGATTCCAGCCCTTCATCATCTTGCTCGTCTTCAAGTCGGAAACGCGACAGACATCGCGCTGTGCCAAGAACGAAGAACAAGCGGGAGAAATTGTCCCCCCTTAATGGGAGGGATTAA
- the LOC120632088 gene encoding N-acetylneuraminate lyase-like has product MVVFNARGLMPPVFTPLNDDLSINYNVIPAYAKYLADNGIKSVLVGGTTGENMCFSVADRKKVADAWVKTGKTCGLHIMVQVGGAPFSDVLELAEYCSKIGVDSLLTLPELYFKPQSVSELVSYVKLVANRAPNLPVLYYHIPSMSKVELNMPSFIIEATQSIPNFKGIKFTSNDLSECAQVLRALKEDQEVFLGADTLLAPAALLGVKSSIGTTFNLFPRLAQDILVAVEENNVAQARNLQNKLSLAAEAHTIEGAWVPIMKAGMEIVSGIKMGPPALPQLPISDEAKKRIAARLKTLQLIN; this is encoded by the exons ATG gttgTCTTCAATGCTCGGGGATTGATGCCGCCGGTTTTCACTCCCTTAAATGACGATCTAAGCATCAACTATAATGTTATTCCAGCATACGCTAAATATTTAGCTGACAATGGAATTAAGTCCGTACTCG tggGAGGCACGACCGGGGAGAATATGTGCTTCTCCGTAGCGGATAGGAAGAAGGTGGCAGACGCATGGGTAAAAACTGGCAAAACCTGCGGGCTTCACATAATGGTTCAAGTAGGAGGAGCTCCGTTTTCCGACGTTTTGGAATTG gCGGAATACTGTTCGAAAATAGGAGTAGATTCACTGCTTACTCTACCAGAACTTTACTTCAAGCCTCAATCGGTTTCAGAGTTGGTTAGCTACGTGAAGTTAGTAGCTAACCGTGCACCCAACTTACCTGTGTTGTATTACCACATACCTAGCATGAGTAAAGTTGAAT TAAACATGCCATCATTCATCATCGAAGCCACACAAAGCATACCAAACTTTAAGGgcataaaattcacatcaaACGATTTAAGCGAGTGCGCCCAAGTTCTTCGAGCTCTTAAGGAGGACCAGGAGGTGTTCCTTGGCGCTGATACA TTACTGGCTCCCGCAGCCCTGTTAGGCGTAAAATCCAGTATAGGAACAACATTCAACTTGTTCCCGCGTCTGGCTCAAGATATATTGGTTGCTGTGGAAGAAAACAACGTTGCGCAAGCTAGAAACCTTCAAAATAAATTGAGTTTGGCTGCAGAGGCTCATACCATCGAAG GTGCTTGGGTCCCGATAATGAAAGCCGGTATGGAGATTGTGAGTGGTATCAAGATGGGGCCTCCTGCCTTGCCCCAGTTACCGATCTCCGATGAAGCCAAGAAGAGGATTGCGGCAAGACTGAAAACTTTGCAACTGATTAATTGA